The following proteins are encoded in a genomic region of Glycine max cultivar Williams 82 chromosome 18, Glycine_max_v4.0, whole genome shotgun sequence:
- the LOC100781118 gene encoding uncharacterized protein: MFFFFSTFSSLSLSLHIINLSPFHTPPLTNPSPSLSTISLSFLLLPMEIQQQLLKFRYHIGVALLVSLSVFSVLHFAPRFLNILAYFWPLFLSTALFLALVLFFAKTQTSLNSDASLPKPAEELLDFVAGHHHDPPLDAHKSD; the protein is encoded by the coding sequence atgtttttttttttttccaccttttcctctctctctctctctcttcacatTATAAACCTCTCTCCATTTCACACTCCTCCACTCACAAACCCATCACCGTCACTATCCACCATTtccctttctttccttcttcttcccaTGGAGATCCAACAACAACTGTTGAAGTTCAGGTACCACATCGGAGTGGCACTCCTCGTGTCCCTCTCGGTCTTCTCCGTGCTCCACTTCGCTCCGAGGTTCCTCAACATCCTCGCCTATTTCTGGCCACTGTTTCTCTCCACTGCGCTTTTTCTCGCCCTCGTTCTCTTCTTCGCCAAGACGCAAACTTCGCTCAACTCCGACGCTTCCCTTCCCAAACCCGCCGAGGAGCTCCTCGACTTCGTCGCCGGCCACCACCACGACCCTCCTCTCGACGCCCACAAGTCCGATTAG
- the LOC100784335 gene encoding uncharacterized protein — translation MDQIKSHKIEALIQSTKSHNYIIKLIQLLVPLSVFSFFISPSSLLAFLYHFNLYFSTFSLQLFTHTIDKNCMFLLCNGLLVFVGITRSLSGSSSVAESESSKYVEDGSQSPYSDVEANEAIILVEKEAMEKIHEPHGQKTGTEHAIEIKYSDEEEEEEGEESIGDIILEGEKEEKGNAESVLTEENKKLYGETGQFGAEDEDRESEIDEFLIGESVEEEVVEEPNWVLSTEELNKKFDDFIRKMKEDLRIEAQRQLLMV, via the coding sequence ATGGATCAAATTAAATCCCACAAAATAGAAGCTTTGATTCAAAGCACAAAATCCCATAACTACATAATTAAGCTTATTCAATTATTGGTCCCATTATCtgtgttttctttcttcatttctcCATCTTCCTTGCTTGCTTTCCTCTACCACTTCAACCTGTACTTCTCTACATTTTCTTTGCAATTATTTACTCACACCATAGACAAGAATTGCATGTTTCTCCTATGCAATGGTCTCCTTGTATTTGTTGGCATAACAAGATCTTTATCTGGGTCTAGTAGTGTTGCTGAAAGTGAATCTTCTAAATATGTTGAAGATGGATCACAATCTCCATACTCAGATGTTGAGGCTAATGAGGCAATAATCTTGGTGGAGAAGGAAGCCATGGAGAAAATTCATGAGCCTCATGGACAGAAAACAGGAACAGAACATGCAATAGAAATCAAGTACtctgatgaagaagaagaagaagaaggagaagaaagtaTAGGAGACATAATTTTGGAaggtgaaaaagaagaaaaagggaatGCAGAATCAGTTTTGACAGAAGAGAATAAGAAGCTATATGGAGAAACTGGACAATTTGGTGCTGAAGATGAAGACAGGGAGTCAGAAATTGATGAGTTTCTGATTGGAGAAAGTGTTGAAGAAGAGGTTGTAGAAGAACCAAACTGGGTGTTAAGTACTGAGGAGttgaacaaaaaatttgatGACTTCAttagaaagatgaaggaagATTTGAGGATCGAGGCTCAAAGACAATTACTCatggtttga